The genomic region GATGATTACAAATGCGATCTTCTTGTCAATGACTGGCAGGAGATGACACGTGTACCTGCTGTCAATAATGATCAGGTCTACTGTATATCAGAACCCTATGCTACACTTCCCGGCCCGCGCCTTCTTCTGCTTTTGAATGATTTTGAGAAGATCTTTTCCGCCTGGAGAGAGGAGAGAAGCAGATGAGCTACTCCTCATTTATTATTGAAGTACATAACCTCTGTGCTGTTTACGGCAGATGTGAGGCGCTTGCGGACATCTCTTTGAACATAGAAAAGAACAGCCGTTTGGCAGTTATCGGGCCTAACGGGGCGGGAAAATCCACTTTGATAAAAACAATGGCAGGATTGATCAAACCATCATCGGGATACATTACTGTAAACGGGTGTGATATAAGAAAGATTTCCTCGCGTAAACGTGCCCAGGCAATCTCCTACATGCCTCAGAAACCCGATGGTCTGATCCCTTACACTGTTTATGATTATGTAATGCTTGGGCGGTATTCGATGATGGGCCTGATGGGGGTGTCTTCAGAAGAGGATAAGGAAGCCGCTGATGAGGCGATTGAAATATGTGATATCAAACACCTTGAAAACCGGATCATG from Fibrobacter sp. harbors:
- a CDS encoding ABC transporter ATP-binding protein, which encodes MSYSSFIIEVHNLCAVYGRCEALADISLNIEKNSRLAVIGPNGAGKSTLIKTMAGLIKPSSGYITVNGCDIRKISSRKRAQAISYMPQKPDGLIPYTVYDYVMLGRYSMMGLMGVSSEEDKEAADEAIEICDIKHLENRIMSTLSGGELQRALLAGAVAQSAPVLLLDEPTTFLDPAHERLFFEALSRLSRKRELTIVMITHDINSALYQCTHIAALKGGRLLYGGTTEEFRKQCPAFLEDIFGIRFMQFNCSELSAEAYGSWG